ATCCGCACTTCACCACCTGGAACATCGAGGAAGCGGAGGGCGGCATCTATGCCGGCATCTGGCAGTCGACGCCGGGCAAATGGCGGATTTCCTATGACGAATGGGAATATTTCCACATTCTCGAAGGCCACTCGGTGGTGACCGAGGATGGCGGCGCAGCGGTCGACCTGAGAGCGGGCGACCGCCTGGTGCTCAGACCCGGCTTCAAGGGAACCTGGGAAGTCCTTGAAACGACTCGCAAGGACTATGTGATCCGCCTGTGAGGTAAGGTTGCTTCAGTTGGAGTTGAAGGCCTTCGCGAAATCCGGGGATGCGATGAACGCCAGAGTGCGCCGCAGTTCCTCCGATCTCTCCTTGCCAAAGGCCTTGTCGAAGCGGTCTTGTGCCTCACGCCAGGCTTTGAGCATCTCGTCGCGCTGGCGTAGCCCTTGCTCGGTCAGTTGAACGCGGCGGGCCCGTCCATCCTTTTCGTCCGGCACGAGGATCACGAAGCCGTCGCGGATCAGCGGCTTCAGCGTATGGCCGAGAGCAGACAGGTCCATGACCATCGACTCGGCCAGGGCCTTCTGTGTGGGATTGCCGAGCACCGCAATCTGGGACATCAGCGAGAATTGCGTGCCCTTCAGGCCGCTATCTCCTATGGCATCGTCATAGAGCTGGCCGAGTTGGCGCGTTGCGCGCCGGATCGCGCTATTGTTGCAGTGAAACCAGACATCCTTCTCGTTTTGCATCCCGCAATGTCCTTTCCTTGAGCGGCCCGATCGTCTGGGGCCTCCGATAGCTAAACGAAATTTCAACAAAATTCGCGCGGGCCTTGAAGTCTTCCCCTGCTTGCTGCATATATAGTGGCATATGCCAGTAAATTAAAGCCCGGAGATTGATCATGTCCTCGACCCTTGGAACTGCCCTTGTCACCGGCGCCTCGTCGGGCATCGGCGCAACCTATGCCCGAAAGCTTGCAGAACGTGGTCATGACCTGCTGCTTGTTGCCCGCGACGAAGAGCGCCTGGCGGCTTTGGCCGCCGAACTTAAGGACGCGCATGGTATTGCCGCCGACATTCTCAAGGCCGACTTGACGCTTCCCGCCGACGTCAAGCGTGTCGAGGAGAGGCTGCGGGCCGATCAGGCGATCTCGGTCCTGGTCAACAATGCCGGCATCGGTCCGAACGGCGTTCTGCTGGACGGCGACATCGACTATCTCGATCGCATGATCGCCATCAACGTCACCGCCGCCAATCGGCTGGCCGTCGCGGCAGCCCAGGCGTTTGCCCAGAGAGGGCGGGGCACGATCATCAATATCGCCTCTGTCGTGGCCCTCGCGCCGGAGATCTTTAACGGGACTTACAGCGCCTCGAAAGCCTTCATCCTGGCGCTGACCCAGTCGCTGGCGCATGAATTGCGCGAGACCCCGGTACGGATCCAGGCTGTCCTGCCAGGTTTGACCCGCACGGAAATCTTCGATCGCGTCGGCTCGAGCTTTGACCACATCGATCCGGAAAGTGTCATGGATGTAGAGGATCTCGTCAGGTCCGCACTCGTGGGCCTCGATCAGGGAGAACTGGTGACTGTCCCGTCTCTGGAAGACGCCTCCCTGCTGGCTCAGTTTGGTGCGGCTCGACAAAACCTTGGCCCGCATCTGTCGAAGCGGGTCCCGGCATCGCGCTACACGACCAAAGCCTGAACATCATTGCGAACCTGAGGACCGGTCGATCTGCGGGCGACCGGTCCTCACACTTCGATCAGCCTACAAGCTCTCTCGCCTTTACGGCCGCTTCGTGCATGGCGACCATCGCGGCATCCTCGGCCCAGACCTTCTGGATACTCGCGCGACCGTCGATACGCGCCATATAGGCCTGAAAGGCAGGGCGGGTTTCGACGAGGCCGAACATCGTCGTCCAGCGGAGCGCAATACCCCAGAGCAGATCGGCCGCAGTGAACCGCTCGCCGAGCAGATAGGGTCCCTGCTTCAGTGTCTCCTCCACCAGGTCGATGAGGGAATCGTAGCTGGCATAGGGTGTTTCATTCATCGAGGCCGGATCGCGCTTCATGTGGCGATCGACGACCGCCGGCTCGAAGCAGTTGCCATAGATGAACAGCCAGCGAACATAGGCTCCACGCTCCGGATCGTCGATGGCAGGGGCAAGGCCTGCCTCGGGGTATAGATCCGCCAGATAGAGGTAGATCGCGCCCTGCTCGGTGACCAGCGTATCGCCGACTCGCACCGCCGGCACCTTGCCAAGCGGGTTGATCGCGAGATAGGCCGGCTGGCGCTGCTCATCCGCCTTCATATTGAGAACATGCAGCTCGTAAGGCGCCTTCAACTCCTCCAGCAGCACACGCGCGCCGGTGGCGCGGGTCTGGGGCGAGTAGAAGAGGGTGATCGGCCGGTTGTTGGTCATCTTGTGTCTCCCTTTGAAATGCGTTTCGCCATGCGGCGATGAGGGGAGAATGCGCCACCATACCTGTCAGAACCTGTCAGGTTGGTTTAGCATATTCATCGAGACGAGGTTTTTTTCGATGCGCGCGAGCCGGCTGATCAATATTCTGACGACGCTTCAGGCAAAGGGGCTGGTAACGGCCGAGGCGCTGGCCGCGGAAAACGATGTGTCGGTGCGCACCATCTATCGCGACATCGACGCCCTTTCGCTGTCGGGCATCCCGGTTTACAGCGAGCGCGGTTCCGACGGTGGCTACAGGTTGCTGGATGGATACCGGGTCCGGCTCAATGGCCTCACCCCCGCCGAAGCGCAGGCCATGTTTCTCTCCGGCATCCCTGGAGCTGCAGCCGATCTCGGCCTTGGTTCCCTGATGGCTGGCGCGCAGAAGAAGCTCACTGCCGCATTGCCCGAGGATCTGCGCGAAAGTGCCCGGCGCATGCAGTCGAAATTTCATCTCGATGCGCCCGCCTGGTTGGCTGAGGGCGAGCAGCCCGCCCACCTCCAGGCGATTGCGGATGCGGTCTGGAACTCCAAACGCATCCGAATGCGCTATCGCTCCTGGAAGGCGGAAAAGAACCGGGTCGCCGAACCGCTCGGCATCGTGATGAAGGGCGGCGCCTGGTATCTCGTCGCCCGCGTCGATGGCGCGGCGCGCACCTATCGCATCTCCCGCGTCCTCGATCTCCTCGTCACAGACGAACGTTTCGACTGGCCGATAGAGTTCGACCTTGCGGCCTATTGGCGCGAAAGCACGCGTCGGCTCGAACGCGAGCTTTACCCCGATTGGGCCACCATCAGGCTCTCCCCCTGGGGCTTGAAGGAAATCGGGCACATGGCGCCGCCTTATGTCCGAACCAATCTGGAATTCATCGGAGAACCTGACGAGCGCGGCTGGCGCACTCTCCGGCTACCCGTGGCGCATGAACGCATGGCCGTGTCTGAAATGCTCAAGCTTGGAACGGAGGTTGAGGTGCTCGACCCGCCAGACTTGCGTCTCGCCATGCGTCAGGCCGTCGAAACCCTGACGGCCCGCTACACGGACGCGTCCGACCTCACCAGCGAAGGTCGAGCCGCTCCAGTCCGTGGAAATGATAGACGTCCTTGACCGCCGGCGTCTCCGCGATCTTCAGTCCCGGCAGCCGCTTGAAGAGCAGCGGCAACACGATATTGAGCTCGAGACGGGCGAGCGGCGCGCCGATGCAGAAATGGATGCCGGCTCCGAAGGAGAGATTGGCCCCTTCGTCGCGATCAGGTTTGAAGGTCAGCGGATCAGGAAATTTCTGCGGATCGAGATTGGCGGCAGCCAGGATCAGGCTCACTTTGTCCCCACGCTTGAAGGACACGCCGTCGATTTCGCAGGGCTCCAGGCACCAGCGCTGGAAGATGTGCACCGGCGCACCGATCCGGAGCGTCTCTTCCACGGTCCGTTCCGTCGACTTCTCGTCGGTGAACAGCACAGCCGGATCGATACCGCTTTCGAGGATAACCCGCACCGAATTGCCGATCTGGTGCACAGTGGCCTCGTGGCCGGCATTCAACAGCACGATGGTCGTCGAGATCAGCTCGTCCTCGGTGAGAAACTGCCCCTTGTGCTCGGTATGGATCATGTGGCTCAGGAGATCGTCGCGAGGCTCGTTCCGTCTCTCGGCGATGACTTCACGCACATAGTCCGCAAATTCCTTGGCGGAGCGATCTGCGGCTTCCTCGTCCGCACGGGTCCGCTTGAACATGTACATGCCGACATAGTCGTGGCTCCATTTGAGGAGCTGAGGTCCCATGGTCTCGGGAATGCCGATCATCCGCGCAATCATCGTCACTGGAATGATATCGGCAAAGCTCGAAAGAAGCTCTGTCTGGCCATCCTTCTCGAAGGCGTCGATCAAGCGGTTGGCCAGCGCCTCGATCTCGGGCGTCATCTTCTCCACGTGACGGGAGACGAAGGCACGGTTGACCAGTGTCCTCAGCCGCGTGTGCTCTGGCGGTTCGATTTCCAGGAGCGAGTGTTCCTCGGCCTTGTCGAAATGTCGGGTATGTGCGGCGGGCTCGGCCATGCCAAGCTCCTCGCGCGTCGCAATATGCAGGATTTGCCGGCCGAAGCGGCGATCGCGGAGAAGCGCGTTCACATGGTCATATCCGGTGAAGAACCACTGCTTCTGCTCCTCCCAGTAAAAGGTCGGACAGCTTGCATGGAGCGCCGCATATGTCCGGTTCGGATTGCCGTAGAAGCCGGGATCGCGGGCGTTGAGCGAGACCCGGCGCATGGCCGGATCGATGGAGAGGAACGAGGTCTGTGTCATGCCGTCCTGTTTATCCCTTGCATTGCCCAGCGCAAGGGGAGGCGATGCCACTCAGTCGTTCAGCTTGTGGGCAACGGCGGAGATGCGATTGAGGATGGCCACATGCCGATCAGCCTGGCGGTCGACCTCTTCCAGCGGGCTCTCTTCCCGGGAAGGCGGGACGGTGACGGTCCTGTTGCCGGCGCGAACCGAGGTCCGGTTTCGCCCCTGCGCCTTGGCCGTGTAGAGCGCAAGATCGGCCTCCGACAGGAGATGATCCAGATTGGCCGTATGGAGCGGGCTGACCGAGATGCCCACGCTCGTGGTGACCGAGATGGGTGCCTCACTGGTTGGAAAGCTGCGGTCTGCGAATGCCAGCCGTACGGTTTCGGCAAAGAGCGCCGCATCCCTCGGCTCAGAGATGGCCAGGATGGCGGCGAACTCCTCGCCGCCGGTGCGCGCGAAGACGGCGCGCTGCGGCAGAAGCGAGCGGCAGACCTTTGCAAATTCCTGCAGCACCCTGTCGCCGGTCGTGTGGCCGTAGCGATCATTGATCTGCTTGAAGTGATCGAGGTCGAAAACCAGAACCCCGAGCATGTCGAGGGGGGAGGTCTCCGCCAGCCTCTGATAGGCCTCGGAAAAGCCGCGCCGGTTGAGCGCCCCGGTGAGCGGATCTGTCCGGACCAGAGCCTGCAGCTGTTCCTCCGAGCGGTCCATCGTGATCTTGGCGAGAATGACGGCCGATGTGATGAAGCAGATCACAACGAACGTGCCCATCCACATCCCGAAGAAATCATCCGCGAAACTCGTCGGGCGTAGATGCAGGACAACGACGATGTGGCCGATGCCGGCAATGACCTGCATCCCCCAGAGAAGGGTGAGAAGCGTCCGGTCGCGACTCGTGCTGAAGCGCGCGCGCGATGCAATCACCGCCAGGATCGCAAAGCCGAGCGAGGCGCCTGCATTGTAGAGCGAGACCCGGAAGGCGAAGTCTTCCCGTATGGATGGAACGAAGTTGCCGACGATCCAGAGGAGCGGCGGCAGCAGGAAAAAAAGCGAGCCCGGCCGGCGATCGAGGGCGGCTAGCCCCTTTGCCCAGAAGCTGAAGCCGACCAACGAAAGGGTGTTGGCCACCTGGATCGAGATGAAATCGGGGATCTGCCCGCGCATCCCCACCATGCCGAGACCGTTGGCATGGAATAGGAAGCCGATGCCGAACCAGAGGAAATGCTTCTGATCGCGTGCATGCAGCCAGATGGCAATCAGCAGAATCGCAAGCGTGTTGGCCTGGATCACCCAGAGAAAAAACGCGGTCTTCACGTCAATCACGATCAAATTCCTGAAATGAATGCGGCAGATTATCGCCCAAGAATGGCTCAAGCAG
This DNA window, taken from Peteryoungia algae, encodes the following:
- a CDS encoding SDR family NAD(P)-dependent oxidoreductase, whose protein sequence is MSSTLGTALVTGASSGIGATYARKLAERGHDLLLVARDEERLAALAAELKDAHGIAADILKADLTLPADVKRVEERLRADQAISVLVNNAGIGPNGVLLDGDIDYLDRMIAINVTAANRLAVAAAQAFAQRGRGTIINIASVVALAPEIFNGTYSASKAFILALTQSLAHELRETPVRIQAVLPGLTRTEIFDRVGSSFDHIDPESVMDVEDLVRSALVGLDQGELVTVPSLEDASLLAQFGAARQNLGPHLSKRVPASRYTTKA
- a CDS encoding glutathione S-transferase family protein, which codes for MTNNRPITLFYSPQTRATGARVLLEELKAPYELHVLNMKADEQRQPAYLAINPLGKVPAVRVGDTLVTEQGAIYLYLADLYPEAGLAPAIDDPERGAYVRWLFIYGNCFEPAVVDRHMKRDPASMNETPYASYDSLIDLVEETLKQGPYLLGERFTAADLLWGIALRWTTMFGLVETRPAFQAYMARIDGRASIQKVWAEDAAMVAMHEAAVKARELVG
- a CDS encoding cupin domain-containing protein, coding for MSLFLPFDPSTVTPEEGAPAADRLISGDPHFTTWNIEEAEGGIYAGIWQSTPGKWRISYDEWEYFHILEGHSVVTEDGGAAVDLRAGDRLVLRPGFKGTWEVLETTRKDYVIRL
- a CDS encoding cytochrome P450; this translates as MTQTSFLSIDPAMRRVSLNARDPGFYGNPNRTYAALHASCPTFYWEEQKQWFFTGYDHVNALLRDRRFGRQILHIATREELGMAEPAAHTRHFDKAEEHSLLEIEPPEHTRLRTLVNRAFVSRHVEKMTPEIEALANRLIDAFEKDGQTELLSSFADIIPVTMIARMIGIPETMGPQLLKWSHDYVGMYMFKRTRADEEAADRSAKEFADYVREVIAERRNEPRDDLLSHMIHTEHKGQFLTEDELISTTIVLLNAGHEATVHQIGNSVRVILESGIDPAVLFTDEKSTERTVEETLRIGAPVHIFQRWCLEPCEIDGVSFKRGDKVSLILAAANLDPQKFPDPLTFKPDRDEGANLSFGAGIHFCIGAPLARLELNIVLPLLFKRLPGLKIAETPAVKDVYHFHGLERLDLRW
- a CDS encoding GGDEF domain-containing protein produces the protein MIDVKTAFFLWVIQANTLAILLIAIWLHARDQKHFLWFGIGFLFHANGLGMVGMRGQIPDFISIQVANTLSLVGFSFWAKGLAALDRRPGSLFFLLPPLLWIVGNFVPSIREDFAFRVSLYNAGASLGFAILAVIASRARFSTSRDRTLLTLLWGMQVIAGIGHIVVVLHLRPTSFADDFFGMWMGTFVVICFITSAVILAKITMDRSEEQLQALVRTDPLTGALNRRGFSEAYQRLAETSPLDMLGVLVFDLDHFKQINDRYGHTTGDRVLQEFAKVCRSLLPQRAVFARTGGEEFAAILAISEPRDAALFAETVRLAFADRSFPTSEAPISVTTSVGISVSPLHTANLDHLLSEADLALYTAKAQGRNRTSVRAGNRTVTVPPSREESPLEEVDRQADRHVAILNRISAVAHKLND
- a CDS encoding helix-turn-helix transcriptional regulator, coding for MRASRLINILTTLQAKGLVTAEALAAENDVSVRTIYRDIDALSLSGIPVYSERGSDGGYRLLDGYRVRLNGLTPAEAQAMFLSGIPGAAADLGLGSLMAGAQKKLTAALPEDLRESARRMQSKFHLDAPAWLAEGEQPAHLQAIADAVWNSKRIRMRYRSWKAEKNRVAEPLGIVMKGGAWYLVARVDGAARTYRISRVLDLLVTDERFDWPIEFDLAAYWRESTRRLERELYPDWATIRLSPWGLKEIGHMAPPYVRTNLEFIGEPDERGWRTLRLPVAHERMAVSEMLKLGTEVEVLDPPDLRLAMRQAVETLTARYTDASDLTSEGRAAPVRGNDRRP
- a CDS encoding MarR family winged helix-turn-helix transcriptional regulator, coding for MQNEKDVWFHCNNSAIRRATRQLGQLYDDAIGDSGLKGTQFSLMSQIAVLGNPTQKALAESMVMDLSALGHTLKPLIRDGFVILVPDEKDGRARRVQLTEQGLRQRDEMLKAWREAQDRFDKAFGKERSEELRRTLAFIASPDFAKAFNSN